In one Yarrowia lipolytica chromosome 1A, complete sequence genomic region, the following are encoded:
- a CDS encoding uncharacterized protein (Compare to YALI0A04191g, weakly similar to uniprot|Q6C7S2 Yarrowia lipolytica YALI0D25806g), with protein sequence MLPPELLSMVCTYLEPRDLLALAETSRSQHVALSDIRKMLLRCPYFSLEHSDWSSWQALADNYNSHKEAVAFTHIQMDDHYNKPLPDDFIALQGDMQRKSRYWWNYCDRGIYDQTSSSFVDLRTDSGTDTYMSKEEARSFFFGNVRSDDDYIHYQHTTDTATVLARRGKEVVLQIKYRGEEDYHEFLISSSSSYLHSYELQQIDNVAFVYRCDSDEENEGTYCVAPGRGLVPVEDGGGSTSPPYGWLHYNGCLYKGIYNEKRDLQIVSAHYQDNTKRPMGGYEICHDERHPRYGIAYSAGGLFPLFVVDLKRHLITAVHLDKDHLPVIGISNGRMGVWKYTHDYLDQQCCEQDKPGVQKVMDEIFEELELCIEAMNEVGDGDFDPVWF encoded by the coding sequence ATGCTGCCGCCAGAACTGTTGTCGATGGTGTGCACCTACCTGGAGCCCCGGGATCTTCTTGCTCTGGCGGAAACGTCGCGCTCACAGCACGTGGCGCTCTCAGACATCCGCAAAATGCTGCTGCGATGCCCGTATTTCAGCCTGGAACACAGCGACTGGAGCTCGTGGCAGGCGCTAGCAGACAACTACAACAGCCACAAAGAGGCAGTGGCTTTCACACACATCCAGATGGACGACCACTACAACAAGCCGCTACCGGACGACTTCATCGCTCTGCAGGGAGACATGCAGCGCAAGTCGCGGTACTGGTGGAACTACTGCGACAGAGGAATCTACGACCAGACATCGTCATCGTTTGTGGATCTCAGGACAGACTCCGGCACTGACACATACATGTCCAAGGAAGAAGCCcggtccttcttctttggaAACGTGAGATCCGACGATGACTACATCCACTACCAACACACCACCGACACCGCCACAGTGCTGGCGCGACGCGGCAAGGAAGTGGTTCTTCAGATCAAGTACCGCGGTGAAGAAGACTACCACGAGTTCTTGAtcagctcgtcgtcgtcgtatTTACACTCCTACGAGTTGCAACAGATTGACAATGTGGCGTTTGTGTACCGATGCGACAGCGACGAAGAAAACGAGGGAACATACTGTGTTGCTCCAGGCCGCGGGCTTGTGCCCGTAGAAGACGGTGGCGGGTCCACTTCGCCGCCTTATGGGTGGTTGCATTACAACGGGTGTTTATACAAGGGCATCTACAACGAGAAGAGAGATCTTCAGATCGTCTCGGCCCACTATCAGGACAACACCAAAAGACCAATGGGAGGGTACGAAATCTGCCACGATGAGAGACATCCGCGCTACGGGATTGCGTATTCTGCCGGCGGACTGTTTCCTCTGTTTGTTGTCGACCTCAAACGGCATCTGATAACGGCTGTGCATCTCGACAAGGACCACCTTCCTGTCATTGGCATTTCCAACGGACGCATGGGAGTGTGGAAGTACACGCATGACTATCTGGACCAACAGTGCTGTGAACAAGACAAGCCAGGAGTTCAGAAGGTGATGGATGAGATTTTTGAGGAACTTGAGCTGTGCATTGAGGCCATGAATGAGGTCGGCGACGGCGATTTCGATCCAGTTTGGTTTTAG
- a CDS encoding uncharacterized protein (Compare to YALI0A04279g, similar to uniprot|Q00416 Saccharomyces cerevisiae YLR430w SEN1 positive effector of tRNA-splicing endonuclease): protein MSLDYLYEHLLEWDLSKLKHEHPRSARSEDALDKYKSSFEYVRIMEPLNLLECYASIRQVFAEFRDQEKARRFGGFRFKVQATKEGDDNELFTEICMGATQQELEEHELFSSTLVVITVPGSGKAKCLGKISEIVWNKKTREMDVWIRTRRADLREGSLWECCYLTNMATAERELLALLSIGDFALKNDILFGQCYSFPKGPDSEIQRLQDKYIGKLNRSQAQAVYGSLNTRGGFSLIQGPPGTGKTSTIVSIIRELLESGSRPLMFCAPSNAAVDELTKRLKKHFLDEKLDYKILRIGRPENVHTEVAHLTLGGMISASSDQEATKKAECDALTLILRPLEKEMDILYKSKDSLFNKLNLLFKSSGSTVQYSINSTKSKLTTVKKDIDGLRSQVMELRTKIWLLRNQIKTNRAQRIAKILNRAMFSVAPSGQCTEPSVLIPLQYRCTKVILVGDPKQLPPTVLSTEAGNFDYDKSLFVRILKAHPDAMHILDTQYRMHPNISLFPRAFFYDNVLKDAPGMELKTARKWHSTEHLPPYMFFNVEGKHKFGDNHSFCNTAEIQFANKLVSAVLKCVGAGEKLDIGIVSPYKQQVEKLRHHFEQRYDTEKETMTLEIQTVDSLQGREKDIIIMSCVRAHPTAHTVGFLADVRRMNVAITRAKASLWIIGNADTLVSNEKWESLLRNANERNVYCEASDFHTREGVYMDNLGISLEALSLE, encoded by the exons ATGTCTCTTGACTATCTCTATGAACATCTGTTGGAATGGGATCTAAGCAAACTCAAGCACGAGCATCCCAGGTCAGCTCGGAGTGAAGATGCTctcgacaagtacaagtctTCTTTCGAGTATGTGAGAATCATGGAGCCTCTGAATCTTCTGGAATGCTACGCTTCTATTCGTCAAGTATTTGCAGAGTTCAGAGACCAGGAGAAGGCCAGACGTTTCGGAGGCTTTCGTTTCAAGGTGCAGGCTACCAAAGAAGGAGACGACAACGAACTCTTCACCGAAATCTGCATGGGAGCCACCCAGCAGGAACTAGAAGAACATGAGCTGTTCAGTTCGACACTCGTCGTCATTACGGTTCCGGGAAGTGGAAAAGCCAAGTGTCTTGGTAAAATCAGTGAGATTGTCTGGAACAAGAAGACTCGAGAAATGGATGTGTGGATCCGAACGCGACGTGCGGACTTGAGAGAAGGGTCGCTATGGGAGTGTTGTTATCTCACCAACATGGCCACCGCTGAACGAGAACTACTGGCTCTTTTGAGCATTGGAGATTTTGCTTTGAAGAACGACATCTTGTTTGGCCAATGTTATTCATTTCCAAAGGGCCCCGATTCGGAAATCCAACGATTACAAGACAAGTACATCGGCAAGCTCAACAGgtctcaggctcaggcCGTCTATGGCTCACTCAATACTCGAGGTgggttctccttgatcCAGGGTCCCCCAGGAACAGGTAAGACAAGCACCATTGTCTCTATTATTCGCGAACTGCTGGAATCTGGCTCCAGACCACTCATGTTCTGTGCGCCTTCCAATGCAGCAGTTGACGAGTTGACCAAGCGACTCAAGAAGCACTTCCTGGACGAGAAACTGGACTACAAAATTCTTCGTATCGGACGTCCGGAGAATGTTCATACCGAAGTTGCCCATCTGACACTGGGAGGCATGATAAGTGCGTCCAGTGATCAGGAAGCCACCAAAAAGGCTGAGTGTGACGCCCTCACACTTATTCTCCGACCtctggaaaaagaaatggaCATTCTTTACAAGTCCAAAGACTCGCTCttcaacaagctcaaccTGCTATTCAAGAGTTCTGGCTCTACTGTTCAGTACTCTATCAATTCCACCAAGTCGAAACTGACCACAGTCAAAAAGGACATAGATGGCCTTCGCTCACAGGTTATGGAGCTGAGAACAAAGATCTGGTTGCTCCGAAATCAGATCAAAACTAATCGAGCCCAGCGCATCGCGAAAATTCTCAACAGAGCGATGTTTTCTGTTGCACCTT CCGGCCAGTGTACCGAGCCTTCGGTGCTGATCCCTTTGCAATATAGATGCACCAAGGTCATTCTCGTGGGAGACCCCAAGCAGTTGCCGCCCACAGTTTTGTCAACTGAGGCTGGAAATTTTGACTACGACAAATCGCTGTTTGTACGGATACTCAAGGCTCATCCCGATGCCATGCACATTCTAGACACCCAGTATAGAATGCACCCTAACATCTCTCTGTTCCCTAGAGCCTTCTTCTACGACAACGTTCTCAAGGACGCTCCCGGAATGGAGCTCAAGACTGCCAGAAAGTGGCACTCCACAGAACATCTGCCTCCTTACATGTTTTTCAACGTTGAAGGAAAGCACAAGTTTGGAGACAATCATTCTTTCTGCAACACCGCTGAGATTCAGTTTGCCAACAAACTAGTTTCCGCTGTTTTGAAGTGCGTTGGAGCAGGCGAAAAGCTGGATATTGGCATTGTGTCTCCGTACAAACAGCAGGTTGAGAAGCTCAGGCACCATTTTGAACAGAGATATGATACAGAAAAGGAGACAATGACGCTGGAAATCCAAACTGTGGACAGTTTACAGGGTCGTGAGAAGGACATTATCATCATGTCGTGTGTTAGAGCCCATCCCACGGCCCACACGGTCGGTTTTCTCGCCGATGTCAGACGGATGAATGTGGCCATCACCCGAGCCAAAGCGTCCTTGTGGATCATTGGAAATGCCGACACTCTCGTAAGCAACGAGAAATGGGAGAGTCTTCTCAGAAACGCAAACGAACGCAACGTGTATTGTGAGGCGTCCGACTTCCACACGCGAGAGGGCGTCTATATGGACAATCTGGGCATCTCTTTGGAGGCTCTGAGTCTGGAGTAG
- a CDS encoding uncharacterized protein (Compare to YALI0A04059g, similar to uniprot|Q6CHW7 Yarrowia lipolytica YALI0A03971g), producing the protein MSILRVPAEIQQMFLQDLCLASLVALHDACREFRTLLASLDGSVIREKVTERVPWMEIGQPGTGLSSWMDCARLIVARRQSMISCPQKWLDTVRYGGLLGRIVQNIDLVYIEPIELNNKGPGQEYDTLPSSYKPVFSTTIPTPCGGLTGKYMEVQSDKHEDDEEPETRYIDLTTCEYHHVHPHPRPKPATLTKTMLSKITASGESVAIIPNSDVRVVDRNGLLFFVLQETSKWVVVRQSGGVEGEVSSTKFVIDKDRTVVQQDGQKYLYFDSHTHENCSRVSSPSRYTVLHVLPDSQGAIVLEYLEDEGLWIFYDNLSSDQDKTLLVSLPLQNDDIFETLGNEMSLQGTRRQLIVTYGGMLYFQWRQRYLIPLWIDFVDEPGLLNSSQHTLGGLRTDMKTLLLAAKEKPVAFGDGPLEWYAEGVVQSENQRWAVQKTTAGRTIVDLSRQKTYIVRTGNRTDENARWEDFVIVGLDEAQQLPVFYLCHLDTNWPDMFGSLDHKLACFLQRRRGEEHEARLDLKGQQRRGVIRPNPHDQNQKGVPLEWENE; encoded by the coding sequence ATGTCAATACTGCGGGTTCCTGCAGAAATCCAGCAGATGTTTTTGCAGGACCTTTGCTTGGCGTCGTTGGTCGCTCTCCACGACGCGTGCCGGGAATTTCGGACCCTTTTAGCATCTCTGGATGGCTCTGTCATTCGAGAAAAAGTCACCGAGCGGGTCCCGTGGATGGAAATAGGTCAGCCTGGCACCGGATTGAGCTCGTGGATGGACTGTGCTCGTCTAATTGTTGCTCGGAGACAATCCATGATCTCCTGTCCGCAAAAATGGCTAGATACGGTCAGATACGGCGGTCTGTTGGGACGGATTGTCCAGAACATTGACCTGGTATACATTGAACCTATAGAGCTGAACAACAAGGGACCAGGTCAGGAATATGATACCCTTCCCTCGAGTTACAAGCCCGTCTTTTCTACTACAATTCCCACTCCCTGCGGAGGACTTACTGGAAAGTACATGGAGGTGCAGAGCGACAAGCACGAGGACGATGAAGAACCAGAAACCAGGTACATTGATCTGACCACGTGCGAGTACCACCACGTTCACCCCCATCCGCGCCCCAAACCGGCTACTTTGACCAAGACAATGTTGAGTAAAATAACCGCCTCGGGAGAAAGTGTAGCCATCATTCCCAACTCCGACGTCCGGGTGGTTGACCGGAATGGACTGCTGTTCTTTGTGTTGCAAGAAACATCCAagtgggtggtggttcGCCAAAGTGGCGGCGTCGAGGGAGAGGTTTCGTCCACCAAGTTTGTCATTGACAAGGACCGCACCGTGGTTCAACAAGATGGACAGAAATACCTGTATTTCGACTCGCACACTCACGAGAACTGCTCCCGGGTCTCTTCGCCCAGCAGATACACCGTGCTTCACGTTTTGCCCGACTCTCAAGGAGCCATTGTTCTCGAGTatctggaagatgaaggGCTGTGGATATTCTACGATAATCTTTCCAGCGATCAAGACAAGACGCTGCTGGTGTCGCTTCCTCTACAAAACGACGATATCTTTGAAACACTGGGCAACGAAATGAGCCTTCAAGGCACTCGAAGGCAGCTCATCGTCACCTATGGAGGAATGCTATACTTTCAGTGGCGGCAGCGATATCTCATTCCTTTGTGGATCGACTTTGTCGACGAACCCGGGCTGCTCAACTCGTCGCAGCACACACTTGGCGGACTCCGAACAGACATGAAgaccctgctgctggcggccaaggagaagcctgTCGCGTTTGGAGACGGACCACTGGAGTGGTATGCTGAAGGAGTTGTGCAGTCTGAAAACCAACGGTGGGCCGTGCAAAAGACAACCGCAGGACGTACGATTGTGGATCTGAGCAGACAGAAGACGTATATTGTACGCACCGGAAACCGTACCGACGAGAATGCGCGGTGGGAGGACTTTGTCATCGTTGGACTTGATGAAGCTCAACAGCTTCCAGTCTTTTACCTGTGTCACCTCGACACGAATTGGCCCGACATGTTTGGTAGCCTGGATCACAAGTTGGCCTGTTTTCTACAACGGAGACGTGGCGAAGAGCACGAGGCAAGGCTAGATTTGAAGGGCCAACAACGCAGAGGCGTGATTCGTCCCAATCCCCAcgaccagaaccagaagggGGTTCCGCTGGAGTGGGAGAATGAGTGA
- a CDS encoding uncharacterized protein (Converted to coding from non-coding YALI0A04125g, weakly similar to uniprot|Q92389 Yarrowia lipolytica Acid extracellular protease precursor), whose protein sequence is MVRLVSRFGEVEGVLFEVKDGVKVVEKVGSKNIGVSEIVESGACDAYKAVFLVSVVQNVIEGDSKVRKGQLNGRGGSGPSEGSLGSVGTRVSGQSVLGQKSDSCIVQKSSKDNLVGRRVEVCQSLSGIYEPERRVGEGSAVDISAGPKHKLVGIGLSEYLLEVSLIPASVDASKSDLTGERAVGRDKGESVGAVLDNPGGKKLRGVLSDIFLHKVVAQPGNKLFVGHLGAVLDPGYGVGEGDVHVSRLGGAATARDKRPVRIVVEKSIERLVVWIELRREGNQMVFICCFFLNFRTAPLYKGSMDGYRTVALVHLVCESGFADPEKEKVKVKKRSEPEEHFYECSTRAIQRRDCIPTWNCFIIPDSAPLEDLFLHAFLTVRVNGCP, encoded by the exons ATGGTCCGGCTTGTGAGCAGGTTTGGCGAGGTTGAGGGTGTTCTTTTTGAGGTCAAAGACGGAGTAAAAGTTGTTGAGAAAGTTGGATCCAAGAACATTGGAGTCTCCGAGATTGTTGAAAGTGGAGCTTGCGATGCCTACAAAGCAGTTTTCCTTGTCTCCGTTGTTCAGAACGTCATTGAGGGGGATTCCAAAGTCCGCAAGGGTCAACTCAATGGCCGAGGAGGGAGTGGTCCATCGGAAGGTAGCCTTGGCTCCGTCGGCACACGGGTAAGTGGCCAGAGTGTCCTGGGACAAAAGTCGGATTCCTGCATTGTGCAAAAGAGCTCCAAAGACAACCTCGTAGGTCGCCGGGTTGAGGTATGTCAGAGTCTTTCCGGCATCTACGAACCAGAGAgacgagttggagaagggaGCGCCGTTGACATTTCCGCCGGCCCGAAACACAAATTGGTCGGGATCGGCTTGTCCGAAtatctccttgaggtctCCCTCATACCGGCCAGTGTTGACGCCTCCAAAAGTGATCTCACTGGTGAGAGAGCTGTTGGCAGGGACAAGGGAGAGAGCGTAGGAGCTGTTCTGGACAATCCCGGCGGCAAAAAGCTCAGAGGAGTACTTTCGGACATTTTTCTCCACAAAGTTGTAGCCCAGCCGGGCAACAAACTCTTCGTTGGACACCTCGGAGCCGTTCTTGACCCCGGATATGGGGTGGGTGAGGGGGATGTTCACGTATCCAGGCTTGGTGGGGCAGCCACAGCCAGAGACAAGAGACCAGTGAGAATTGTGGTAGAAAAGAGCATTGAAAGGTTGGTGGTATGGATTGAattgagaagagaaggaaatcAGATGGTATTTATAtgttgcttttttttgaatttcCGCACGGCTCCACTCTACAAGGGGTCCATGGACGGATACCGAACTGTGGCACTTGTCCACTTGGTGTGTGAGTCAGGGTTTGCTGATCC AGAAaaggagaaggtcaaggtgaagaagagaagtGAACCAGAGGAACACTTTTACGAGTGCTCAACCAGAGCTATTCAGCGGAGAGATTGCATTCCCACCTGGAATTGCTTCATTATTCCAGACTCTGCTCCTCTAGAAGATCTATTTTTACACGCCTTTTTAACTGTTCGGGTCAATGGCTGCCCCTAG